Proteins co-encoded in one Methanobrevibacter gottschalkii DSM 11977 genomic window:
- a CDS encoding NosD domain-containing protein — MKNKIFIIGLIILILFISISSVCANNENSTLNTSIKINNDLNQINLGNEINLIDEAPKEVLQDESEISITPQNYNKYFNVYTGKFKSDIVSSKITTVKIGNVSKCLFAFEKPVNLMPIDSSCQITNGVIHLLPGSDGSTISGLKIINNDSVGDIKYGGILISRAHGIWLTNSSNNLIYNNTIIIGNQKGCYAMPMGYSNNNRILNNTIISGLTSCIVMGRSCYNNISNNYIEICGYELFTTSNLIFFNPWGHADYDDGVAECNGNYIANNYLKNYGTGIWAITLSLGYYSGDTQVINNTIIKGSSGISTSDMLFTQPKNILIKDNTFIDCPISILTCSNNVTIEKNKIFGSSEDNAIYIQANDAQLYNHSVTISDNYIEFENLGCAILVHSDNVTVVNNEIHLSRYGTGIGISPTDFPKASSNNCKIENNKLYLSGDMGIRILGHNTTICNNYISTKDKGIVISSSGYKIYNNTIIANIILSDDVPIYIEGHVVNSTVMYNEIETNNSEGIHFNPSGDLSDYFGKVSENTINGIIENTETIIVNDTNFYDYFDLSGYLNYEFKPNSKKIIFFTFLTNKNIYFTDKIFLSSNKMYNLLHNVSIKFFENASGSLIQDLNFYNIGNNSIILDGVNDVSINNNDFTILSNKGKNISTISVIGGENCIISNNNIFMNSKSNFTTAISISNPNGAIIKKLSKNFKIFNNNILIKTNGIARGIYADSLVETNILENKINIISDSSAYGISIENTNEIVYNITIDNNLVVINSKEMSYLIKLQMIGTSDIINNYLVGSSNGICGIGAYNSLNLNINRNEISISGKKPINFPVFDELGRNNVAIYLKSTVINGFSRNIFDIENSTILIKDSSSIIKNFNVNSYVIADYNHDFYFDSQNKLKSNIINDNSIILFKNFTFKKITNINIPVIIKPYKNLNNFTATLILSENANKSSIYGFNFINANINLNGVDNVNIFNNSFKCSEITDNNGLNNIIFNNSFEFKLNNADGIIFNGCAGGIFTNNYILIDSKKSNFILIRKANGTKVNNNYINATGDSLVLIKSDSSENTQILKNIINVTSTGDFNVYNAFKTHFDNISNNEIKCRGTSNSAVIYYDSSSSCNKIEFNEIISSSSNGREYAVVFDTKHALSNTIANNYLITSNGYRRGNDAVYAIFELVCNNTPVTIYVSINSTEDGNGSFTNPYLTIHQALENSLSGAIIYILPGYYKESNLIVNKNITLTAINNDGAVYIDALNNQLFTITEKGSLTINALKIFNGFSVEGGSLFFNFGSLIINNSVIYNSSSYYDNSNPTFKFTNIQTPTLSYSYDCENLGLGGAILNYGNLLINSSTLFDNFAHKGGLLADFGKSTIKNSLIFNNTAVHGGAIFTDSSHEFNIENSSFLENLAIQTLDYCYIQRKSLDSGGYEYRSLCDMRPGYGGAIFSNSSLIISNCLFERNIAKSGGAIGHYSKIELNSNRQGPNYYAVNQNVYSQFRYVPKLKIENSIFRYNEAKDTSCGNLSMISDRMYNYYYSINYNGGAIFGSLSQLTIFNSLFEHNVANTVGGALCVQCENSVIESCKFYNNTAGEYGGAIEAFGTYRIFNTEILNNNAKNGGAIKYTSYNSYGHLQEMMSLFNVTVTGNKALSSGGAFITQVANFAITNSNIYDNSAPYGNTFYGKYGYDSSSNIDARNNWWGSVDGPDDSVWNSANSKFKNWLNEKVNWHVPHVSGGSSNNDESGIGNQNNGVNSYIPSSVSTGSGVHTGSTLTNNVKSSGASSKGFSFTGNWPSGTANGFNNGGSGEGNAVNSKDNSGNSRTSIAGNVKNLNSVSKINSSNVNNLFSVGMDANAADSSASSASSSQGGADESFSNAYEIINEVKKENNQKFSIFNILLIIAWIFFVVGFYRKYNDNEKEI; from the coding sequence ATGAAAAATAAAATATTTATCATTGGATTAATTATTTTGATTTTATTTATATCAATTTCATCAGTGTGTGCTAATAATGAAAATTCAACATTAAATACATCTATTAAGATCAACAATGATTTAAATCAAATAAATTTAGGCAACGAAATAAATTTAATTGATGAAGCTCCAAAAGAAGTTTTACAAGATGAAAGTGAAATTTCAATCACTCCTCAAAACTATAATAAATATTTTAATGTCTATACTGGTAAATTTAAATCTGATATTGTCTCATCTAAAATAACTACTGTAAAAATAGGTAATGTTTCAAAATGTTTATTTGCATTTGAAAAACCTGTAAATTTAATGCCGATAGATTCTAGCTGTCAAATTACAAATGGGGTAATACATTTATTGCCTGGAAGTGATGGATCTACAATTTCCGGTTTAAAAATTATCAATAATGATTCTGTTGGGGATATTAAGTATGGAGGTATTTTAATTTCTAGAGCACATGGAATATGGCTTACAAACTCAAGTAATAATCTTATTTATAATAATACAATTATCATAGGCAATCAAAAGGGTTGTTATGCCATGCCTATGGGTTATTCGAATAATAATAGAATTTTAAATAACACTATAATTTCTGGTCTTACGTCTTGTATTGTAATGGGCAGATCTTGTTATAATAATATTTCTAATAATTATATTGAAATTTGTGGCTATGAACTTTTCACTACATCTAATTTAATTTTCTTTAACCCTTGGGGACATGCAGATTATGATGATGGTGTAGCCGAGTGTAATGGAAATTATATTGCAAATAACTATTTAAAAAATTATGGAACTGGAATTTGGGCTATAACTTTATCTCTTGGATATTACTCAGGAGATACACAAGTCATTAATAATACAATTATTAAAGGTTCATCAGGTATTTCAACTAGTGATATGTTGTTCACACAACCAAAAAATATTTTGATAAAAGATAATACTTTTATTGATTGTCCAATATCTATACTTACATGTAGTAATAATGTCACAATAGAAAAAAATAAAATTTTTGGCAGTTCTGAAGATAATGCAATCTATATTCAAGCTAATGATGCACAATTGTATAATCATAGTGTAACAATTTCGGATAATTATATAGAATTTGAAAATTTAGGTTGTGCGATATTAGTACATAGTGACAATGTAACAGTTGTTAATAATGAAATTCATTTATCAAGGTATGGTACTGGAATTGGTATTTCTCCAACCGATTTTCCTAAAGCATCATCTAATAATTGTAAAATAGAAAATAATAAATTATATCTCAGTGGTGATATGGGAATTCGTATACTTGGACATAATACAACAATATGTAATAATTACATCTCTACAAAGGATAAAGGCATTGTAATTTCATCTTCGGGTTATAAAATATATAATAATACTATAATTGCTAATATAATTTTAAGTGATGATGTGCCAATCTATATTGAAGGACATGTGGTAAATTCAACAGTAATGTATAATGAAATCGAAACTAATAATAGTGAAGGTATTCATTTCAATCCTTCTGGTGATTTAAGTGACTATTTTGGCAAGGTTTCTGAAAATACAATCAATGGAATTATTGAAAATACTGAAACTATAATTGTTAATGATACAAACTTTTATGATTATTTTGATTTATCAGGATATTTAAATTATGAATTTAAACCAAATTCAAAAAAAATTATATTTTTCACATTTTTAACTAATAAAAATATTTATTTCACAGATAAAATATTTTTAAGTAGTAATAAAATGTACAATTTATTGCATAATGTTTCGATTAAATTTTTTGAAAATGCAAGCGGATCATTAATTCAAGATTTAAATTTTTATAATATTGGGAATAATAGTATCATTTTAGATGGGGTTAATGATGTATCAATTAATAACAATGATTTTACAATTCTTTCAAATAAGGGAAAGAATATTTCAACAATTTCCGTTATTGGTGGTGAAAATTGCATCATATCTAATAATAATATTTTCATGAACTCTAAATCAAATTTCACTACAGCAATTTCTATTTCAAATCCTAATGGTGCCATAATTAAAAAACTTTCAAAAAACTTTAAAATTTTTAATAATAATATTTTGATTAAAACAAATGGAATTGCAAGAGGAATTTATGCTGATTCACTTGTTGAGACAAATATATTAGAAAATAAGATCAATATTATATCTGATTCTTCGGCTTATGGTATATCAATAGAAAATACAAATGAAATAGTATATAACATAACTATTGACAATAATTTAGTTGTTATTAATTCTAAAGAAATGAGTTATTTAATCAAACTTCAAATGATTGGCACTTCTGATATAATAAACAATTATTTAGTTGGATCAAGTAATGGTATTTGCGGTATTGGTGCTTATAATTCTTTGAATTTAAATATAAATAGAAATGAAATTTCTATTTCAGGCAAAAAACCAATTAATTTTCCTGTTTTTGATGAATTAGGTAGAAATAATGTGGCTATTTATTTAAAATCCACAGTAATAAATGGTTTTTCAAGAAATATTTTTGATATTGAAAATTCAACAATATTGATTAAAGATTCTTCATCGATTATTAAAAATTTCAATGTTAATAGTTATGTTATTGCAGATTATAATCATGATTTTTATTTTGATTCTCAAAATAAATTAAAAAGTAATATTATTAATGATAATAGTATAATTTTATTTAAAAACTTCACTTTTAAAAAAATAACCAATATTAATATTCCGGTAATTATAAAACCATATAAAAATCTTAATAATTTCACTGCTACATTAATTTTATCTGAAAATGCTAATAAATCATCAATTTATGGATTTAATTTTATTAATGCAAATATTAATTTAAATGGTGTAGATAATGTTAATATTTTTAATAATTCGTTCAAATGTAGTGAAATTACGGATAATAATGGTTTGAATAATATTATTTTTAATAATTCATTTGAATTTAAATTAAATAATGCAGATGGAATTATTTTTAATGGATGTGCAGGAGGTATTTTTACAAATAATTATATTCTAATTGATTCTAAAAAATCTAATTTTATTCTTATTAGAAAAGCTAATGGAACTAAGGTTAATAACAATTATATTAATGCTACTGGTGATAGTTTAGTATTAATTAAATCAGATTCGTCAGAAAATACTCAAATTTTAAAAAATATTATTAATGTTACATCTACTGGCGATTTTAATGTGTATAATGCTTTTAAAACTCATTTTGATAATATTTCAAACAATGAAATTAAATGTAGAGGTACATCAAATAGTGCTGTAATTTATTATGATTCTTCATCTTCATGTAATAAAATTGAATTTAATGAAATTATTTCAAGTTCTAGTAATGGTAGAGAATATGCAGTTGTATTTGATACAAAACACGCTTTATCCAATACTATTGCAAATAACTATTTAATTACTTCTAATGGGTATAGGAGAGGTAATGATGCAGTATATGCAATATTTGAATTGGTCTGTAATAATACTCCTGTAACTATATATGTATCTATTAATTCAACTGAAGATGGTAATGGTAGTTTTACAAATCCTTATTTAACAATCCATCAAGCATTAGAGAACAGTTTAAGTGGAGCTATAATCTACATATTACCTGGTTATTATAAGGAATCTAATTTAATTGTTAATAAAAATATTACATTAACCGCAATAAATAATGATGGAGCTGTTTATATTGATGCATTAAATAATCAGTTATTTACAATAACTGAAAAGGGTAGTTTGACTATAAATGCATTAAAGATTTTTAATGGATTTTCAGTTGAAGGTGGATCTTTGTTCTTCAATTTTGGTTCTTTAATTATCAATAATTCAGTTATTTATAATAGTTCTTCTTATTATGATAATTCTAACCCAACATTTAAATTTACAAATATACAAACTCCAACTCTTTCATATAGTTATGATTGTGAAAATCTTGGTTTAGGAGGGGCTATTCTTAATTATGGTAATTTATTAATAAATTCATCCACCCTATTTGATAATTTTGCACATAAGGGTGGCCTATTGGCTGATTTTGGAAAATCAACAATTAAAAATTCATTAATATTTAATAATACTGCAGTTCATGGCGGGGCAATTTTTACAGATTCATCTCATGAATTTAACATTGAAAATAGTAGTTTCTTAGAAAATTTAGCTATTCAAACATTGGATTACTGTTATATTCAAAGAAAATCTTTAGATTCTGGTGGTTATGAGTATCGTAGTTTATGTGATATGCGGCCGGGATATGGTGGAGCAATTTTCAGTAATTCTTCATTAATCATATCCAATTGTCTTTTTGAGAGGAATATTGCTAAATCTGGTGGCGCAATTGGTCACTACTCTAAAATAGAATTGAATTCAAATAGACAGGGGCCTAATTATTATGCTGTTAATCAAAATGTTTATAGTCAATTTAGATATGTGCCTAAATTGAAGATTGAAAATTCGATATTTAGATATAATGAAGCAAAAGATACAAGTTGTGGTAACTTAAGTATGATTTCTGATAGGATGTATAATTATTATTATAGTATTAACTATAATGGTGGAGCTATTTTTGGTTCTTTAAGCCAATTAACAATCTTTAATTCATTATTTGAGCATAATGTAGCAAATACTGTTGGTGGTGCATTATGTGTTCAATGTGAAAATTCAGTAATTGAGAGTTGTAAGTTTTATAATAATACTGCTGGGGAATATGGGGGTGCTATTGAGGCTTTTGGTACTTATAGGATATTTAATACTGAAATACTTAATAACAATGCAAAAAATGGTGGTGCTATTAAATATACTTCATATAATTCTTATGGTCATTTACAAGAAATGATGAGTTTATTTAATGTCACAGTTACTGGAAATAAAGCGTTATCTAGTGGAGGTGCATTTATTACACAAGTTGCTAATTTTGCAATCACTAATTCAAATATTTATGATAATAGTGCCCCATATGGTAATACTTTTTATGGAAAATATGGGTATGATAGTAGTTCCAATATTGATGCTCGTAATAATTGGTGGGGCTCTGTTGATGGACCTGATGATTCCGTTTGGAATAGTGCAAATAGTAAATTTAAAAATTGGTTGAATGAGAAAGTAAATTGGCATGTTCCTCATGTTAGTGGTGGAAGTTCTAATAATGATGAGTCTGGTATTGGAAATCAAAATAATGGTGTAAATTCATATATTCCATCTAGTGTATCAACTGGTTCGGGGGTCCATACAGGTTCAACATTAACAAACAATGTTAAATCTTCTGGTGCTTCTTCAAAAGGGTTCTCATTCACTGGAAATTGGCCTTCAGGAACAGCAAATGGTTTTAATAATGGTGGGTCTGGTGAAGGTAATGCTGTCAATTCAAAAGATAATTCTGGAAATAGTAGAACTTCTATTGCAGGCAATGTTAAAAATTTGAATAGTGTTAGTAAAATCAATAGTTCTAATGTTAATAATCTTTTTTCAGTAGGTATGGATGCAAATGCTGCAGATTCATCAGCTAGTTCTGCTTCATCATCTCAAGGGGGGGCTGATGAGAGTTTTTCAAATGCATACGAAATAATTAATGAAGTTAAAAAAGAAAATAATCAAAAATTTTCAATATTTAATATATTGCTTATTATAGCTTGGATTTTCTTTGTTGTTGGATTTTATAGAAAATACAACGATAATGAAAAAGAGATTTAA
- a CDS encoding helix-turn-helix domain-containing protein, translating into MSGKSKINVFNKMTKTALDEEISAYVAYHRYYQRLIAVKIVSEGNTILDAAKILGKSYQTVHRWIKTCESEGLEGLKPSFGGGRPSKLTYDQLMELDKIIEKTPNMSMKDVHILVNEKFNVNYSLKQIGKIVRKLGYNYSKACPKFSKSLEDAEEQLKKLKRT; encoded by the coding sequence ATGTCTGGAAAATCTAAGATTAATGTTTTTAACAAAATGACAAAAACTGCTTTGGATGAAGAAATTAGTGCTTATGTGGCTTATCATAGGTACTATCAAAGGCTAATTGCAGTTAAAATAGTTAGTGAAGGAAATACAATTCTTGATGCTGCAAAGATATTGGGAAAATCCTATCAAACTGTTCATAGATGGATAAAAACTTGTGAATCTGAAGGATTGGAAGGTTTAAAACCGTCTTTTGGTGGTGGAAGACCATCAAAATTAACTTATGATCAACTGATGGAATTGGATAAAATTATTGAAAAAACACCAAACATGTCAATGAAAGACGTACATATTCTTGTTAATGAAAAATTCAATGTAAATTACAGTTTAAAACAAATAGGAAAAATTGTAAGAAAATTAGGTTACAATTATAGCAAAGCATGCCCAAAATTTTCAAAATCCCTTGAAGATGCAGAAGAACAGTTAAAAAAACTTAAAAGAACATAA
- the ftsY gene encoding signal recognition particle-docking protein FtsY, translating to MFESLKKKFSRTSEKLEEELIEEAEKEDNLQEEEGKKFSFFSFGSKKENMEEDESNLLSEAEGTVGKETENEIPGGDSIEEDVDEKSGLLSRLRGSSAKENIEETSDEEKIIEESQDEEKSHFWSRNKDNEDNSVDGEAGGGIFSFVREKTIQEKHVEDILFELEMELLQGDVAMEVANEIVESVKEDLVGKKIKRSNDITEYTFLALKNAVSDIISIPSKSMTEMIEDKKAEGGPLVVMFVGINGTGKTTTIGKLANFYMKKGYTPVIAASDTFRAGAIEQVTYHADNVGVKIIKHKKGSDPAAVAYDAVEHARAQGKELVLIDTAGRMQTNTNLMDEMKKIKRVSKPDLVIFVGDALTGNDATEQAKKFNEAIDIDGVILTKADADSKGGASLSIGYVIKKPILFLGMGQGYDDIMEYDSEWMLNQLFSDNDESEIIED from the coding sequence TTGTTTGAATCATTGAAAAAGAAATTTTCACGTACAAGTGAAAAGCTAGAAGAAGAACTTATTGAAGAGGCTGAAAAAGAGGACAATCTTCAAGAAGAAGAGGGTAAAAAGTTTTCTTTCTTTTCATTTGGAAGTAAAAAAGAAAATATGGAAGAAGATGAGTCTAATTTACTTTCTGAAGCTGAAGGGACTGTAGGAAAAGAAACTGAAAATGAAATTCCCGGAGGAGACTCTATTGAAGAGGATGTTGATGAAAAATCAGGTTTACTTTCCAGATTGAGAGGTTCATCTGCTAAAGAAAATATTGAAGAAACTTCTGATGAAGAAAAAATCATTGAGGAATCGCAAGATGAGGAAAAATCTCACTTCTGGAGCAGGAATAAAGACAATGAAGATAATTCTGTTGATGGTGAGGCTGGTGGTGGGATATTCTCTTTTGTTCGTGAAAAAACCATTCAGGAAAAACATGTGGAGGATATATTATTTGAACTGGAAATGGAGCTCTTACAAGGTGATGTTGCAATGGAAGTGGCTAATGAAATTGTAGAAAGTGTAAAAGAAGACCTTGTAGGTAAAAAAATCAAAAGAAGTAATGATATTACTGAATACACATTTTTAGCTTTAAAAAATGCAGTATCTGATATCATCAGTATTCCAAGTAAGTCTATGACTGAAATGATTGAAGATAAAAAAGCTGAAGGGGGGCCGTTAGTTGTAATGTTTGTTGGAATAAATGGTACTGGAAAAACAACAACTATTGGTAAACTGGCGAATTTCTATATGAAAAAAGGTTATACTCCCGTTATTGCTGCTTCAGATACTTTCAGAGCAGGGGCTATTGAACAAGTGACATATCATGCTGATAATGTTGGCGTTAAAATAATTAAGCATAAAAAAGGTTCAGATCCGGCGGCTGTTGCATATGATGCTGTTGAACACGCCCGTGCACAAGGAAAAGAATTAGTCTTAATTGATACTGCTGGTAGGATGCAGACTAATACTAATCTTATGGATGAAATGAAAAAGATTAAGAGAGTTTCAAAACCAGATTTAGTAATATTTGTAGGTGATGCTTTAACAGGTAATGATGCAACCGAACAAGCTAAGAAATTCAATGAAGCTATTGATATTGATGGCGTAATATTGACCAAAGCCGATGCGGACAGTAAAGGAGGAGCCTCACTTTCAATCGGTTATGTAATTAAAAAACCAATTCTGTTCCTTGGTATGGGTCAGGGATATGATGATATCATGGAATATGATTCTGAATGGATGTTAAATCAGTTATTCAGTGATAATGATGAATCTGAAATCATAGAGGATTAA
- a CDS encoding CapA family protein, translating into MKISKINLILSVVLAILITMATTASLLSNANDSFSKAEPKGNVSIAITGDVMFARNMPGVLSADSSPFSGVSNVTSNVDLLLINFENAATSSENAVKGDVPLKCDPRYVPLAKGNNNTIASLANNHAFDYGIDGMKDTIENLKNAGITPIGAGENEKTAHNAVTQEINGRNITILNYMDSDNFAEYSYDVMPYANGSNPGYSVFDLADAQKQIKENNGSDLIVVYMHFGNEYSNSPNDNQVKIAHELIDSGADVVLGSHPHVTQGIEMYNGKPIFYSLGNFIFDQSNPATHSAYFVQIDLVNNTGECSVYPIVISGYLPHYMDSDSGNSLLNELNPNADELEVSNGVGKLRFNLTEGDSN; encoded by the coding sequence ATGAAAATCAGTAAGATTAATTTAATCTTAAGCGTGGTTTTAGCTATTTTAATTACAATGGCTACAACTGCATCACTTTTATCAAATGCTAACGATTCATTTTCAAAAGCAGAGCCAAAAGGGAATGTTTCAATAGCTATCACAGGGGATGTTATGTTTGCTCGTAACATGCCGGGTGTTTTAAGTGCTGATTCATCTCCTTTTTCAGGTGTCAGTAATGTAACTTCCAATGTTGATTTATTACTGATTAATTTTGAAAATGCGGCCACTTCTTCTGAAAATGCAGTTAAGGGTGATGTTCCACTTAAATGTGACCCGAGATATGTTCCACTTGCAAAGGGGAACAATAACACAATAGCTTCTCTTGCAAATAATCATGCATTTGATTATGGTATTGATGGAATGAAGGATACAATTGAAAACCTTAAAAATGCAGGAATAACGCCCATCGGTGCTGGTGAAAATGAAAAAACAGCGCATAATGCAGTAACTCAGGAAATTAATGGTAGAAATATAACCATATTAAATTATATGGATTCGGACAACTTTGCAGAATATTCTTATGATGTAATGCCTTATGCAAATGGTTCTAATCCCGGTTACTCCGTATTTGACCTAGCAGATGCACAAAAGCAGATTAAAGAAAATAATGGCTCTGATTTGATTGTAGTTTATATGCACTTTGGAAATGAATATTCAAACTCTCCAAATGACAATCAAGTTAAAATTGCGCATGAATTAATAGATTCTGGTGCAGATGTGGTTTTAGGATCTCACCCTCATGTGACTCAGGGAATTGAGATGTATAATGGAAAACCGATATTTTATAGTTTGGGAAACTTCATATTTGACCAATCAAACCCCGCAACGCACTCTGCTTACTTTGTTCAAATTGATCTTGTAAATAATACTGGTGAATGCAGTGTTTATCCAATTGTAATTTCGGGATACCTGCCGCATTATATGGACTCAGATAGCGGTAATTCATTATTAAATGAATTGAATCCTAATGCTGATGAATTAGAAGTTTCAAATGGTGTTGGTAAATTAAGATTTAATTTAACGGAAGGCGATTCAAATTAA
- a CDS encoding putative glycoside hydrolase: MISCVSAGDSEMQQVNNDSVDSANQYVEPVKNASFSKVSNTNYLKDSNFTVSLKDENNEVIVNKTVYFTIDDGLVINTTTDGKGSAKLLLNISKGTHTVKYIFNETGFTPFKSSTKVLVITTSNSKIKASAYKSYIGFKKHYSYAKHISFKNTYKITLTADGIPLSNRIVKFTINGKSYSKKTDSKGVASLPIGLKAGRYPIKFSYAGEKNIKKVSGSSIVYVIKGMPKKIIKANSLTYKNKVSAPFKIKLVNGRGNILKNKKVTFTLDGRTYTKYTDNNGIATIYLKLSWGTHSLKVSSAKTSYYKSVLKKYSIHIKSKAVNNGLWMFSSDMKKANLASLKKVGTKHIFLYAKAIDVWGRSDVEKFIKTASGYGIKVHLWMKVFNDDNDKWINPVKKGKINYGLIKSKINLAKEYAKVKGVAGIHFDYLRYPGNAYKYSNGVNAINYFTKAATSAIHAINSRFIVSAAVMPEPSDMKYYYGQDISTMGKCLDVIIPMIYKGNYNAGSSWIQKTTLKFVKKSGHAKIWSGIQTYHSDRSPIKLTSSALLKDADAAAAGGADGVILFRYGLTNLINFNKL; the protein is encoded by the coding sequence ATGATTTCTTGTGTTAGTGCAGGCGATAGTGAGATGCAACAAGTGAATAATGATAGTGTTGACTCAGCTAATCAGTATGTGGAACCAGTGAAGAATGCTTCTTTTAGTAAGGTTAGTAATACTAATTATCTAAAGGATTCAAATTTCACTGTAAGTTTAAAAGATGAAAATAATGAAGTAATTGTAAATAAAACAGTTTATTTCACTATTGATGATGGATTAGTAATAAATACAACAACCGACGGGAAAGGCAGTGCAAAACTATTATTGAATATCTCAAAAGGAACACACACTGTCAAATACATATTTAATGAAACGGGATTTACTCCATTTAAATCTTCAACTAAAGTTCTTGTTATTACAACATCAAATTCTAAGATAAAAGCGTCAGCTTATAAATCTTACATCGGCTTTAAAAAACATTATTCCTATGCTAAACATATCAGCTTTAAAAATACATATAAGATTACATTGACTGCTGATGGAATTCCGTTATCAAATAGGATTGTTAAATTTACAATCAACGGAAAATCTTATAGTAAAAAAACAGATTCAAAAGGAGTGGCCAGCCTTCCTATTGGTTTAAAGGCAGGCAGATATCCTATTAAATTTTCATATGCTGGTGAAAAAAATATTAAAAAAGTCAGTGGAAGCTCTATTGTATATGTAATTAAGGGCATGCCTAAAAAGATAATTAAAGCAAATTCACTGACTTATAAAAATAAAGTTTCAGCCCCATTTAAAATAAAATTAGTTAATGGGCGAGGAAACATACTTAAAAATAAAAAAGTAACATTCACTCTTGATGGCAGAACATATACAAAATACACGGACAATAATGGTATTGCAACCATATACCTTAAATTAAGTTGGGGAACTCATAGTTTAAAAGTTTCATCAGCCAAGACTTCTTATTATAAATCTGTTTTAAAAAAATATTCTATCCATATAAAATCTAAGGCGGTTAATAACGGACTTTGGATGTTCAGTTCGGATATGAAAAAAGCAAACTTAGCATCACTTAAAAAGGTTGGAACAAAACATATTTTCCTTTATGCAAAAGCAATTGATGTATGGGGCAGATCGGATGTTGAGAAATTTATCAAAACTGCATCTGGTTATGGTATTAAGGTTCATCTCTGGATGAAAGTGTTTAATGATGACAATGATAAATGGATTAATCCGGTTAAAAAGGGCAAAATCAACTATGGTCTGATAAAATCAAAAATTAATCTTGCTAAAGAATATGCGAAAGTAAAAGGGGTTGCTGGAATTCATTTTGATTATTTGAGATATCCCGGCAATGCTTATAAATATTCAAATGGTGTAAATGCAATCAATTACTTTACAAAAGCTGCAACTAGTGCAATTCATGCAATTAATTCAAGATTCATTGTCTCAGCAGCAGTAATGCCGGAACCATCAGATATGAAATATTACTATGGTCAGGATATTTCAACAATGGGCAAGTGTTTGGATGTAATCATTCCAATGATTTATAAAGGCAATTATAATGCGGGATCTTCCTGGATTCAAAAAACGACTCTAAAATTTGTTAAAAAATCAGGTCATGCTAAAATATGGTCTGGAATTCAGACTTACCATTCTGATAGGTCTCCGATAAAGCTGACTTCATCTGCTTTACTTAAAGATGCTGATGCGGCGGCTGCAGGTGGAGCAGATGGGGTAATTTTATTTAGGTATGGTCTAACTAATTTGATTAACTTTAATAAGTTATGA
- a CDS encoding DUF4258 domain-containing protein, whose protein sequence is MNAFDKFLIGDTSSINWCFENRHFLDRLQDNGISRQYVVDCLMNEEPIKYEHIDSSTYAAVYDAPSNKDYKEIRILMAVSGNSIDLVTIMRNNETTTERQKRQYQSQKHKNIEKKRLNAISKRKW, encoded by the coding sequence ATGAATGCATTCGATAAATTTTTAATAGGAGACACATCATCAATAAATTGGTGTTTTGAAAATCGCCATTTCCTGGACAGGCTGCAAGATAATGGAATCTCCAGACAGTATGTTGTTGATTGTCTAATGAACGAAGAACCAATTAAATATGAACATATTGACAGCAGCACTTATGCTGCAGTATATGACGCTCCATCGAACAAGGATTATAAAGAAATTCGAATTTTAATGGCTGTTAGTGGAAACTCGATTGACCTTGTAACGATAATGAGAAATAATGAAACAACAACCGAGCGCCAGAAAAGACAATACCAGTCCCAAAAACATAAAAATATAGAAAAAAAGAGATTGAATGCAATTTCAAAAAGAAAATGGTGA